GTGGCTGCACACCCGCAACCGTGAGCAGCTCCCCGAGGCGCTGTGGCCGGTGCTCAAGCGGCAGGTGGAGGAGGCCGCGAAGCACTGGCACCTGCCCGACCGCGGCATCTGGGAGGTGCGGGGCGAGCCGCAGCACTTCACGTCGTCGAAGCTCATGTGCTGGGTCGCGCTCGACCGCGGCGCGCGCCTCGCCCGCCTCTACGACGAGCCCGACTTCGCGGAGCAGTGGCAGAAGCTCGCCGACGAGATCCACGCCGACATCTGTGCGAAGGGTGTCGACGAGCGCGGCGTGTTCACCCAGCGGTACGGCGACGACGCCCTCGACGCGTCGCTGCTGCTGGTGCCGCTGCTGCGGTTCCTGCCGCCGGACGACGAGCGGGTGCGCGCCACGGTGCTCGCCATCGCGGACGAGCTCACCGAGGAGGGCCTCGTGCTGCGCTACCGCGTGGAGGAGACCGACGACGGCCTCAGCGGTGAGGAGGGCACGTTCACCATCTGCTCGTTCTGGCTGGTGTCCGCGCTGTGCGAGATCGGCGAGATCGACCGGGCGCGGTCGCTGTGCGAGCGGCTGCTGTCGTTCTCGTCGGCCCTCAACCTGTACGCCGAGGAGATCGACCCGCACACCGGCCGCCACCTGGGCAACTTCCCGCAGGCGTTCACCCACCTGGCGCTCATCAACGCGGTCATGCACGTGATCCGCGCCGAGGCCGAGCCGGTCGACCACCGCTCGTTCCGCACGCCGCACCGCTCCTGACCGGCTCGCGCGAGCCTCCCGCGCGGCGGGGACGACGACGGCCGGGCACCTCGTGCGAGGTGCCCGGCCGTCGTGGTGGGGTGCCGTCAGGCGCCGGAGGTCACTCGCCGCCGCGCAGGATGGCGATGAGGCGCAGCAGCTCCAGGTAGAGCCAGATGAGCGTGACCATGAGGCCGAACGCCGCCGACCAGGCGTACTTGGCGGGGGCGCCGCCCTCGACGCCGCGCTTGATGGCGTCGAAGTCGACGATGAGGGACATCGACGCGAGCACGACGGCGACGAGGCCGATGATGATGCCGAGCGTGCCGCCGCGCATGCCCCAGCCGTCGAGGACGCCGGTCCACACGAGGATCATGTTGACCAGCGAGAAGACGAGGTAGCCGACCATGCCGATGAGCAGGAACCGCGTGAACTTGGGGGTGACGCGGACCTTGCCGGAGCTGAACAGGGCGAGCGCGGCACCGAACACGGAGAGCGTGGCGAGCACGGCCTGGAGCACGATGCCGTCGGACTGCGCCTCGTAGAACGCGGAGATGCCGCCGAGGAACGCACCCTGCGCGATCGAGTACAGGGTGATGAGCACCGGGCTCGGGTTCTTCTTGAAGGC
This Isoptericola jiangsuensis DNA region includes the following protein-coding sequences:
- a CDS encoding Bax inhibitor-1/YccA family protein, whose translation is MSNPVFSNSDVFGEPRRDARGGTATASRPAQYGQYGQYGAQAADAASLQNMYEAPSATPADTQRLTYTDVIMKTAGQFALLVVMAAVSWSLVDTVPMLWVGGMIVGLVLGLVNAFKKNPSPVLITLYSIAQGAFLGGISAFYEAQSDGIVLQAVLATLSVFGAALALFSSGKVRVTPKFTRFLLIGMVGYLVFSLVNMILVWTGVLDGWGMRGGTLGIIIGLVAVVLASMSLIVDFDAIKRGVEGGAPAKYAWSAAFGLMVTLIWLYLELLRLIAILRGGE